Proteins encoded in a region of the Botrytis cinerea B05.10 chromosome 11, complete sequence genome:
- the Bcrrp3 gene encoding Bcrrp3, whose amino-acid sequence MSSVKRRKTDKNPSLEGLKSKKTKESKKESHTPSPEPIEDTEDNRVIEETEEAEEDDAPKSFKDLGIVDSLCEACDTLGYKAPTPIQRESIPLALQGRDLIGLAETGSGKTAAFALPILQALLDKPQPLFGLVLAPTRELAYQISQQFEALGSVIRVKCAVIVGGMDMVPQSIALGKKPHIIVATPGRLLDHLENTKGFSLRSLKYLVMDEADRLLDLDFGPILDKILKVLPRERRTYLFSATISSKVESLQRASLKDPLRVSISSNKYQTVSTLIQNYIFIPLIHKDTYLIYLLNEFAGQSAIIFTRTVNETQRIAILLRTLGFGAIPLHGQLSQSSRLGALNKFRAGSREILVATDVAARGLDIPSVDVVLNYDVPQDSKTYIHRVGRTARAGKSGHAISVVTQYDLEIFMRIEAALGKKQVEYPTVKDEVMVFKPRVEEAQRHARNEMKNLHEDRGKKGAVLKGRRPANGAKRGRDEMDREEG is encoded by the exons ATGTCTTCCGTGAAGCGAAGGAAGACCGATAAAAATCCATCTTTGGAGGGATTGAAGTCGAAGAAGACAAAAGAGTCGAAAAAAGAATCGCACACACCTTCCCCAGAGCCAATTGAGGATACTGAAGATAACAGAGTTATCGAAGAGACTGAGGAAgctgaggaagatgatgctCCAAAGTCTTTTAAAGATTTG GGTATCGTCGACTCATTATGTGAAGCATGCGACACTTTAGGATACAAGGCCCCAACCCCCATTCAAAGGGAATCCATACCACTCGCACTCCAAGGAAGAGATTTGATCGGTCTGGCAGAAACCGGTAGTGGAAAAACTGCCGCATTTGCTTTACCAATCCTTCAAGCTCTACTCGATAAACCACAACCCCTCTTTGGATTAGTGTTGGCACCAACTCGCGAACTTGCTTATCAGATTTCCCAGCAATTCGAGGCTCTTGGGTCTGTTATAAGAGTAAAATGTGCTGTCATAGTTGGAGGAATGGATATGGTACCGCAATCAATCGCTTTGGGTAAAAAACCTCACATTATAGTTGCTACTCCTGGTCGTCTTCTTGACCATCTAGAAAATACAAAAGGCTTTTCATTACGGTCGCTCAAGTACTTGGTTATGGACGAAGCCGATCGACTACTTGACCTTGATTTCGGGCCTATTCTCGACAAAATCCTGAAAGTTTTACCCCGAGAGCGACGAACATATCTCTTTTCCGCAACTATCAGTTCTAAAGTCGAAAGTCTTCAACGAGCAAGTTTGAAGGACCCATTACGAGTAAGCATCAGCAGCAACAAATACCAGACTGTATCGACTCTTATTCAAAACTACATCTTCATACCATTAATTCATAAGGATACATACTTGATCTATCTTTTGAACGAGTTTGCAGGTCAATCTGCCATCATTTTCACACGGACGGTCAACGAGACGCAGAGAATAGCAATTTTGTTACGAACGCTTGGATTCGGAGCCATTCCACTACATGGACAACTTTCACAATCTTCTCGCTTGGGTGCTTTAAATAAGTTCCGTGCAGGCTCAAGAGAAATCCTTGTCGCAACAGATGTCGCCGCTCGTGGTTTGGATATCCCCTCTGTTGATGTTGTGTTGAACTACGACGTGCCACAGGACAGTAAAACATACATTCATAGAGTTGGACGTACTGCTCGTGCAGGAAAATCCGGACACGCAATTAGTGTTGTGACTCAAtatgatttggagatttttaTGCGTATTGAGGCAGCATTAGGAAAGAAGCAAGTCGAATACCCGACGGTGAAGGATGAAGTTATGGTCTTCAAACCTAGGGTAGAAGAAGCTCAAAGACATGCTAggaatgagatgaagaatttgCACGAAGACAGAGGTAAGAAGGGGGCAGTattgaaaggaagaagacCTGCCAATGGTGCTAAAAGAGGTCGTGATGAAATGGATAGAGAAGAAGGCTAG